Proteins found in one Alicyclobacillus cycloheptanicus genomic segment:
- a CDS encoding DNA-directed RNA polymerase subunit alpha, whose product MIEIEKPKIEVVEHTGTYGKFVVEPLERGYGTTLGNSLRRILLSSIPGAAVRSVKIEGVLHEFSTIPGVVEDTTQIILNLKRLSLKIHSDEEKVLVIDADQPGDVTAADIRADSDVDIVNTDLHIATLTEGAHFYAELRAGRGRGYVSADRNKQEEQEIGLIPIDSIYSPITRVNYSVENTRVGQVTDYDKLTLEVWTDGSIAAEEAVSLGGKILTEHLLLFVGLTDRGKDADIMVEKEESMSDRALDMPIEELDLSVRSYNCLKRAGINTVAELCAKTEDEMMKVRNLGRKSLEEVLEKLTSLGLSLREDD is encoded by the coding sequence ATGATCGAAATAGAGAAGCCGAAAATTGAGGTTGTGGAGCACACCGGAACGTACGGGAAATTCGTAGTAGAGCCGCTCGAACGAGGCTATGGCACGACGTTGGGGAATTCCCTCCGCAGAATCCTGCTGTCTTCGATTCCAGGCGCGGCTGTCCGGTCTGTGAAGATCGAAGGGGTTCTGCACGAATTCTCGACGATTCCGGGTGTCGTGGAGGACACGACACAGATCATCCTCAACCTGAAGCGGCTCTCGTTGAAGATTCACTCCGATGAGGAGAAAGTGCTTGTCATCGACGCGGATCAACCGGGCGACGTGACGGCAGCGGACATTCGTGCAGACTCGGACGTCGACATCGTCAACACCGACCTGCACATCGCGACGCTGACGGAAGGCGCGCACTTCTATGCCGAACTCCGCGCGGGACGTGGACGCGGTTACGTATCCGCCGACCGCAACAAGCAGGAGGAGCAGGAGATTGGGTTGATTCCGATTGACTCCATCTACTCTCCAATTACGCGGGTCAACTATTCGGTTGAAAACACCCGCGTCGGACAAGTAACCGACTACGATAAACTCACCCTCGAGGTTTGGACAGACGGCAGTATCGCGGCAGAAGAAGCGGTGAGTCTCGGAGGCAAAATCCTCACCGAGCACTTGCTTTTGTTCGTCGGCCTCACCGACCGCGGCAAGGATGCGGACATCATGGTCGAGAAGGAAGAGTCCATGTCCGACCGCGCGCTCGACATGCCGATTGAGGAACTGGATTTGTCGGTGCGTTCCTACAACTGTCTGAAACGTGCGGGCATCAATACGGTCGCGGAACTGTGTGCGAAGACGGAAGACGAGATGATGAAGGTACGCAATCTCGGCCGCAAGTCGCTGGAAGAAGTCCTGGAGAAGTTGACATCGCTGGGATTGTCGCTGCGCGAAGACGACTGA
- the rplQ gene encoding 50S ribosomal protein L17: MSYRKLGRTTGARKALFRSLVTDLFQYGRIETTEAKAKEIRKTADKMITLAKRGDLHARRQVAAFVRPEPVSDDSDLDVIQKLFTEIAPRFADRNGGYTRILKLGPRRGDAAPMVIIELV, encoded by the coding sequence GTGTCATACCGCAAGTTGGGACGGACCACCGGGGCGCGTAAGGCCCTGTTTCGGAGCCTCGTAACGGATCTCTTTCAATACGGTCGCATTGAAACGACCGAAGCCAAGGCGAAGGAAATTCGGAAGACGGCTGATAAAATGATCACGCTGGCGAAGCGCGGCGATTTGCACGCTCGTCGTCAGGTGGCTGCATTCGTGCGGCCAGAACCCGTTTCGGATGATTCCGATCTGGATGTGATCCAAAAGCTGTTCACGGAAATCGCGCCGCGCTTTGCAGACCGCAATGGCGGATATACGCGCATCCTGAAGCTGGGACCGCGCCGCGGGGATGCGGCACCGATGGTGATCATCGAGCTGGTGTAA
- the truA gene encoding tRNA pseudouridine(38-40) synthase TruA: MPKIRATVAYDGTEFHGFARQPGLRTVQGTLEQTLEQLMGKPVEVFGSGRTDAGVHARAQVVHWTQDVGPSPDRYPYVFRRILPPDIVVQKAEVVDEAFHARFSAIRKTYRYTVQRADVEDVFTNRYAWHMPRALRLAEMRAAAGSLVGEHDFTSFCAAATPVENKVRTVYAIEFEERGTYLDIYCTGSGFLQNMVRIIVGTLIDVGLGKLDPSAMPKILAGRDRRLAGQTAPAKGLCLWQVDYGDDAVRFDSNARAKS; the protein is encoded by the coding sequence ATGCCGAAGATCCGGGCAACAGTCGCGTATGATGGGACCGAGTTTCACGGTTTCGCGCGTCAACCGGGCTTGCGGACGGTTCAGGGGACCTTGGAACAAACGCTGGAACAGCTGATGGGGAAGCCGGTTGAGGTGTTTGGCTCGGGTCGAACGGACGCGGGGGTGCACGCGCGGGCCCAGGTGGTTCACTGGACCCAGGATGTAGGACCGTCGCCGGACCGTTACCCGTACGTTTTCCGTCGGATTCTGCCGCCTGACATTGTGGTCCAGAAAGCCGAGGTCGTGGATGAAGCCTTTCACGCCCGGTTTTCAGCCATACGGAAAACGTATCGGTACACGGTTCAGCGAGCCGATGTGGAGGATGTCTTTACGAATCGATATGCGTGGCACATGCCGCGCGCTTTGCGCCTTGCGGAGATGCGAGCGGCCGCCGGAAGTCTGGTCGGAGAACACGACTTCACCAGCTTCTGCGCGGCGGCCACACCCGTCGAGAACAAGGTGCGAACGGTCTATGCGATCGAGTTCGAGGAACGCGGCACTTATTTAGATATCTACTGCACAGGCAGTGGATTTTTGCAGAACATGGTTCGAATCATCGTCGGTACGCTCATCGATGTAGGTCTTGGAAAGCTGGACCCTTCTGCGATGCCAAAGATTTTGGCAGGACGAGACCGCCGGCTGGCCGGACAGACCGCGCCTGCGAAAGGGCTGTGCCTGTGGCAGGTCGACTACGGGGACGATGCGGTGCGATTCGATTCGAACGCCCGGGCGAAATCTTGA
- the rplM gene encoding 50S ribosomal protein L13, translating to MRTTYMAKPNAVERKWYVIDAENQRVGRLATQIAAILRGKHKPEFTPHVDTGDFVVVVNVDKVVFAGNKMDTKVYRRHSGYPGGLKEVTARDLLQKHPERILYSAVKGMLPHNSLGAKQLTKLKLYAGPEHPHAAQQPIPLEVSTH from the coding sequence ATGCGAACGACGTATATGGCAAAGCCGAACGCGGTTGAACGCAAATGGTATGTCATCGATGCCGAGAACCAGCGCGTCGGACGACTGGCGACGCAAATCGCGGCCATTCTGCGCGGAAAACATAAACCTGAATTCACGCCGCATGTGGACACCGGCGACTTTGTCGTGGTGGTCAATGTGGATAAAGTCGTGTTCGCCGGCAACAAGATGGACACGAAAGTCTACCGTCGGCACTCAGGTTATCCTGGCGGCTTGAAGGAAGTGACCGCGAGGGACCTGCTGCAGAAGCATCCGGAGCGGATTTTGTACAGTGCTGTCAAGGGCATGCTGCCCCACAACTCGCTGGGGGCGAAGCAGTTGACAAAGCTGAAGCTGTATGCGGGGCCGGAGCACCCACATGCGGCGCAGCAACCGATTCCGCTCGAAGTTTCGACTCACTAA
- the rpsI gene encoding 30S ribosomal protein S9, with the protein MAQLQYWGTGRRKHSVARVRLLPGDGKIVINNRELGDYFTLETLKLIVKQPLLLTDTASRYDVYANVYGGGISGQAGAVRHGIARALLRVDPNLRPTLKKAGLLTRDARMKERKKYGLKAARRAPQFSKR; encoded by the coding sequence TTGGCGCAACTTCAGTATTGGGGCACAGGACGACGCAAGCACTCTGTGGCGCGCGTTCGACTGCTGCCTGGCGATGGCAAGATTGTGATCAACAACCGCGAACTTGGGGACTACTTTACCTTGGAGACCCTGAAGCTCATCGTAAAGCAACCCTTGTTGCTGACAGATACGGCCAGCCGCTATGACGTCTATGCGAACGTGTACGGCGGAGGCATTTCAGGTCAGGCTGGCGCTGTGCGTCACGGAATCGCGCGCGCGCTCCTGCGGGTCGATCCAAACCTGCGTCCAACGTTAAAGAAGGCTGGGTTGTTGACGCGCGATGCACGCATGAAGGAACGGAAGAAGTACGGACTCAAGGCTGCACGCCGCGCGCCCCAGTTCTCCAAGCGGTAA
- a CDS encoding N-acetylmuramoyl-L-alanine amidase family protein has product MKSMQIRWRRRGLTALLTLLTTLAVGFTGVPTAHAAEPGLTGKRIVIDAGHGGRDGGAQSAGGLIQEKTITLGVALQLADLLRQAGAQVYLTRDHDTDLTLPSDVGRRQQASLRARTRFAKSKHPDAFISIHCNGAPSPAWRGAHVIYQHDNEEGKALAEVMQAAFRDTLLPTHRAVDDASTLYLLKRIPGPAVLAEIGFVTNPEEANALRQKAYQQRVAFAMYVSLLSYFGDAAGDAEETG; this is encoded by the coding sequence ATGAAATCCATGCAGATCCGGTGGCGCAGACGAGGGCTGACAGCGCTCCTCACGCTGCTGACCACCCTTGCGGTGGGGTTCACCGGTGTGCCGACGGCACACGCAGCTGAACCGGGATTGACAGGAAAACGAATTGTGATTGACGCCGGCCACGGCGGGCGGGACGGCGGTGCACAAAGCGCGGGCGGCCTGATTCAGGAAAAGACCATCACGCTGGGGGTCGCCCTCCAACTGGCCGATCTATTGCGTCAAGCCGGGGCACAGGTGTATTTGACGCGCGATCACGATACAGACCTGACCCTTCCGAGCGACGTTGGCCGCCGACAGCAGGCTTCCTTGCGGGCCCGCACCCGCTTTGCGAAGTCGAAACACCCCGACGCCTTCATCAGCATCCATTGCAACGGCGCGCCGTCCCCGGCGTGGCGCGGCGCCCACGTGATTTACCAGCATGACAACGAAGAAGGCAAGGCGCTCGCGGAGGTCATGCAAGCGGCGTTTCGCGATACCCTGCTGCCCACGCACCGCGCCGTGGATGACGCCTCGACCCTCTACCTGTTGAAGCGCATTCCGGGGCCGGCCGTGTTAGCGGAAATCGGGTTTGTCACCAACCCTGAGGAAGCCAACGCACTTCGCCAGAAGGCCTACCAGCAGCGCGTTGCCTTCGCCATGTACGTCTCCCTGCTGTCCTACTTTGGAGATGCGGCGGGGGATGCAGAGGAAACGGGGTAA
- a CDS encoding Mrp/NBP35 family ATP-binding protein, with product MITREQVLEVLRDVEDPEIHKSIVELEMVKDIDIRGSHVSVEVLLTIRGCPLHTTIENAVREKLLALDGVETVDVKIGHMNDEERAKFTSKLRGRPEPQSVPPILAPDSGIQFIAVASGKGGVGKSTVTANLAKAMAAQGLRVGIIDADIYGFSIPGIFGVKTKRPTVIDDLIIPIEVAGVKLISMHFFVPDNSPVVWRGPMLGKMLRNFFGEVHWGDLDVVLLDLPPGTGDIAMDVHQLLPKSKEIIVTTPQAGASDVAVRAGVMGMRTNHEIIGVVENMSYLECGHCGERTYVFGRGGGERVASELRTELLAQIPLANMDEQATPLFEEGTRQAEVFHALAQKIVDKTGLGQAVAAESRTS from the coding sequence GTGATCACACGTGAACAGGTGCTTGAAGTACTCCGGGATGTGGAAGACCCGGAAATTCATAAAAGTATTGTCGAACTGGAAATGGTCAAGGACATCGACATCCGCGGCAGTCACGTCAGCGTGGAAGTGCTTTTGACGATTCGTGGGTGCCCGCTGCACACCACGATTGAGAACGCGGTCCGGGAGAAGCTGTTGGCGCTGGACGGCGTGGAAACGGTCGATGTGAAAATTGGCCACATGAACGACGAGGAACGCGCGAAGTTTACGTCGAAGCTGCGGGGCCGGCCCGAGCCGCAAAGCGTGCCGCCGATTCTTGCGCCGGATTCCGGCATCCAGTTCATTGCTGTGGCTTCCGGTAAGGGCGGCGTGGGCAAGTCCACCGTCACCGCCAACCTGGCAAAGGCGATGGCTGCACAAGGGCTGCGTGTGGGCATCATCGACGCCGACATCTATGGGTTCAGCATTCCGGGCATTTTCGGGGTGAAGACAAAGCGGCCCACTGTGATTGACGACCTCATCATTCCGATTGAGGTGGCGGGCGTCAAGCTGATTTCCATGCATTTCTTCGTTCCGGACAACAGTCCGGTGGTCTGGCGCGGACCCATGCTCGGCAAGATGCTGCGAAACTTTTTCGGGGAAGTTCACTGGGGCGACCTGGACGTGGTGCTGCTCGACCTTCCGCCAGGCACCGGGGACATTGCGATGGACGTCCACCAATTGCTTCCGAAGAGCAAGGAAATCATTGTCACCACGCCGCAGGCTGGGGCGTCAGACGTCGCTGTCCGGGCGGGCGTGATGGGCATGCGCACCAACCACGAAATCATCGGTGTCGTGGAGAACATGTCGTATCTTGAATGCGGTCACTGCGGAGAGCGCACGTATGTGTTTGGCCGCGGAGGCGGAGAACGCGTTGCTTCTGAACTGCGGACGGAGCTGCTCGCACAGATTCCGCTCGCAAACATGGATGAACAGGCGACGCCGCTGTTTGAGGAAGGGACGCGTCAAGCGGAGGTCTTCCACGCGCTTGCGCAGAAGATCGTCGACAAGACGGGGCTCGGTCAAGCGGTCGCCGCCGAAAGCCGGACATCCTGA
- the gerD gene encoding spore germination lipoprotein GerD, which translates to MKPILKKWPLALFALLLAGCGAGGSAGADVSGAGTQDYGTTKQMVLDILQSNDGKTAIENILKDPTLKSQIVVSNTDIAKAVEKSLQSQQNQNFLAQQAKDPAFAAALAKAVQPELISTTKQLMKDPEYQKEMMVLLQSPDFTQHLNTLMKSSQFRGQVMQIMTDALQTPSFRMQFEDALKQAVSESMQSAGGQSQSKSGQSGQSSGGSSGGGGSSGGS; encoded by the coding sequence GTGAAGCCTATCCTTAAAAAATGGCCCCTTGCGCTGTTTGCGCTGCTTTTGGCGGGCTGCGGAGCTGGCGGAAGCGCTGGCGCAGACGTCAGCGGAGCCGGAACGCAGGACTATGGGACCACCAAACAAATGGTGCTCGATATTTTGCAGTCCAACGACGGGAAAACCGCCATTGAGAACATTCTCAAAGACCCCACGCTGAAGAGCCAAATCGTCGTTTCCAACACGGACATCGCGAAGGCCGTGGAAAAATCGCTGCAGAGCCAGCAAAACCAAAATTTCCTGGCCCAGCAGGCGAAGGACCCAGCTTTTGCAGCCGCATTGGCAAAAGCCGTTCAACCCGAGTTGATTTCGACGACCAAACAATTAATGAAAGACCCGGAATACCAGAAGGAAATGATGGTTCTGCTCCAGTCCCCGGACTTTACCCAGCACTTGAACACCCTGATGAAGTCGTCGCAGTTCCGCGGGCAGGTGATGCAAATCATGACCGACGCCTTACAAACCCCCAGCTTCCGAATGCAGTTTGAAGACGCGTTGAAGCAGGCGGTCTCCGAATCCATGCAGTCGGCAGGCGGGCAAAGCCAGTCGAAAAGCGGACAGAGCGGCCAATCGTCGGGTGGGTCGTCGGGCGGCGGCGGTTCCTCCGGTGGTTCTTAA
- a CDS encoding KinB-signaling pathway activation protein, whose protein sequence is MRLNAFIFFLTSTIVLGAIVGVATSALGIHLFWYTGIIEGGFLATTCLMGFWAYLTLNFIANMTLPKRVWKWAQALILCVVIYDMFWSRYKLDAARHPGTHISYWPFLIEGAWPLCAAVLAAIWKRKLSGKGSFLPTVFFLYVFTIIDWLLVIWHHSGAVVNQTGIVMMACNIYMILILGKLLSPIRERDAGLIATAEAKAAEKARVRAAKEARKAAKKRRKSEGSADPNGDPNFVE, encoded by the coding sequence ATGCGGTTAAACGCATTCATTTTCTTCTTGACAAGTACCATCGTGCTCGGGGCAATCGTCGGCGTCGCCACTTCAGCGCTTGGCATCCATCTGTTCTGGTACACCGGCATCATCGAAGGCGGATTTCTGGCGACCACTTGTCTGATGGGGTTTTGGGCTTACCTGACGCTCAATTTCATTGCCAACATGACACTGCCAAAACGCGTGTGGAAATGGGCCCAGGCCCTCATTCTCTGTGTCGTGATTTACGACATGTTCTGGTCCCGGTACAAATTGGACGCCGCCCGGCATCCGGGAACCCACATCAGCTATTGGCCCTTTTTGATTGAGGGTGCGTGGCCTCTGTGCGCCGCCGTGTTGGCAGCGATTTGGAAGCGCAAACTTTCCGGCAAAGGGAGTTTTCTGCCGACCGTCTTTTTTCTCTACGTTTTCACTATCATCGACTGGCTGCTCGTCATTTGGCACCACAGCGGCGCCGTTGTGAATCAGACCGGCATCGTGATGATGGCTTGCAACATCTACATGATTCTGATTCTTGGGAAACTCTTGTCACCGATTCGCGAGCGCGACGCCGGACTGATCGCGACCGCTGAAGCCAAAGCCGCAGAAAAGGCGCGTGTCCGTGCGGCAAAAGAGGCCAGAAAGGCGGCCAAGAAGCGGCGCAAGTCCGAGGGCAGTGCGGATCCGAACGGTGACCCGAATTTCGTCGAATAG
- the pdaB gene encoding polysaccharide deacetylase family sporulation protein PdaB, protein MRSVRRMTVITLLAAFCLALVFAATGQPQVLAAEKEKKPTAIYKVDTDQKVVALTFDISWGNKVPDPTLDVLEKEKVKKATFFLSGPWTLRHPETAKRIHEMGYEIGSHGNLHKDFSNYPDSWIREQVSIAERSIQQVTGVKPTLIRTPNGDFNPRVLRCLNQMGYTVIQWNTDSLDWKNPGTQAIVNRVLKRAEPGDIILMHASDSSKQITEALPQIIDGLRAKGYQFVTVSELLAQAKVQSKVE, encoded by the coding sequence ATGCGATCCGTAAGAAGGATGACGGTCATCACCCTGTTGGCCGCTTTTTGCCTGGCCTTGGTGTTTGCAGCAACAGGGCAGCCCCAGGTACTTGCGGCGGAGAAAGAAAAGAAACCCACCGCGATTTACAAGGTGGATACCGACCAGAAAGTCGTCGCCCTGACGTTCGATATCTCGTGGGGAAACAAGGTCCCTGACCCGACCCTGGACGTGCTGGAAAAAGAAAAGGTAAAAAAAGCGACGTTTTTCCTGAGCGGCCCCTGGACGCTGCGGCACCCGGAGACCGCCAAGCGCATTCACGAGATGGGCTACGAGATTGGCAGCCACGGCAACTTGCATAAGGATTTCTCGAACTACCCGGACAGTTGGATTCGCGAGCAGGTATCCATCGCCGAGCGGTCGATTCAACAGGTCACCGGCGTCAAGCCCACCCTCATTCGCACGCCCAACGGCGACTTCAACCCGCGCGTGCTGCGCTGCCTGAACCAGATGGGCTATACCGTCATCCAGTGGAACACCGATTCACTGGATTGGAAAAATCCCGGCACGCAAGCCATCGTCAACCGAGTGCTCAAACGCGCAGAGCCGGGTGACATCATCCTGATGCATGCCAGCGATTCTTCGAAGCAGATTACCGAGGCGCTGCCCCAAATCATCGACGGACTGCGTGCGAAGGGCTACCAGTTTGTGACCGTCTCCGAGCTCCTGGCCCAGGCGAAAGTACAATCCAAGGTAGAATAG
- a CDS encoding stage II sporulation protein M — MRKHALTNKPDRIVYWLIPLFLLGLGVAMGAVWTTHFLHLLQPSLQHIDALAQRILRHGTPVQAIVTVFWNNARVALLMMGLGVFAGVFPMFTMWSNGLMMGVVTEAAAAQAHVPFWKVLLLGELPHGVFELTALCWASSIGIRLAVAAILSLWSLLAPAGTVGPGPLAARSNPSDKRFQRELVHAVERLPFIMAMLLVAACIEITITPHLIELYRH; from the coding sequence GTGAGGAAGCACGCACTGACCAACAAGCCCGATCGCATCGTCTACTGGCTGATCCCGCTGTTTCTCCTTGGGTTGGGCGTTGCCATGGGCGCGGTTTGGACGACGCACTTTCTTCACCTCTTGCAGCCGTCCCTGCAGCACATCGACGCGTTGGCACAGCGAATCCTGCGCCATGGCACCCCGGTGCAGGCCATCGTCACCGTGTTTTGGAATAATGCGCGGGTCGCGCTGCTGATGATGGGACTGGGCGTTTTCGCAGGCGTCTTTCCCATGTTCACGATGTGGTCCAATGGGTTGATGATGGGCGTGGTGACGGAAGCCGCGGCGGCACAGGCCCACGTCCCGTTCTGGAAGGTGCTGCTGCTCGGGGAGCTGCCGCACGGGGTGTTTGAGTTGACGGCGCTGTGCTGGGCTTCGTCCATCGGGATCCGCCTGGCCGTCGCAGCCATTCTCTCCCTGTGGTCGCTGCTTGCACCCGCGGGGACCGTGGGGCCGGGACCGCTCGCCGCGCGCTCAAATCCCTCCGACAAACGGTTTCAAAGAGAACTGGTCCATGCGGTTGAAAGGCTTCCGTTCATCATGGCAATGTTATTAGTGGCAGCGTGCATCGAAATCACCATCACACCGCATCTGATTGAACTGTATCGACACTAG
- the rocF gene encoding arginase: MHVKELRIIGVPSDLGQGRRGVDMGPSAIRYAGLEERLKDLGYRVQDLGNVEVPTPEMHRVTNEKLKYLNEVRKVCESLYEQVRQVMEAGHVPIILGGDHSISIGSVAGVAAGQRSFGVIWFDAHGDMNTEETTPSGNIHGMPLAVNVGYGHPDLLNIGGFTPKVKPENVVLVGIRSIDRDEAALIRQAGIKAYTMAEIDQLGMAAVMKEAIQIAGSGTDGIHLSLDLDALDPMFAPGVGTPVNGGVTYREGHLAMELLAASGKVISVDVVEVNPILDEKNRTAQMAVELVQSLFGKTVM, from the coding sequence ATGCACGTGAAGGAATTACGGATCATCGGCGTACCGTCCGACTTGGGACAAGGACGCAGAGGCGTCGACATGGGCCCCAGCGCGATTCGGTACGCGGGGTTGGAGGAACGATTGAAGGACTTGGGGTACCGCGTGCAAGACCTCGGCAACGTGGAAGTTCCGACGCCCGAGATGCACCGAGTGACCAATGAAAAGCTGAAGTATCTGAATGAGGTCAGGAAGGTGTGTGAATCGCTGTACGAACAGGTTCGGCAGGTGATGGAAGCGGGGCATGTTCCGATTATCCTCGGCGGCGATCACAGTATTTCGATTGGCAGCGTGGCCGGGGTCGCGGCTGGGCAGCGGTCGTTCGGCGTCATCTGGTTCGACGCGCACGGCGACATGAATACGGAGGAGACGACGCCGTCCGGAAACATCCATGGCATGCCGCTCGCCGTCAACGTGGGCTACGGTCATCCAGATTTGCTGAACATCGGCGGGTTTACGCCCAAGGTGAAGCCGGAGAACGTCGTGCTGGTGGGGATTCGTTCTATCGATCGCGATGAAGCGGCGCTCATCCGCCAGGCGGGTATCAAGGCTTACACGATGGCGGAAATTGACCAGTTGGGTATGGCCGCGGTTATGAAAGAGGCGATTCAAATCGCGGGCAGCGGCACCGACGGCATCCATTTGAGCCTGGACCTCGACGCGCTCGATCCGATGTTTGCGCCGGGGGTGGGCACGCCGGTCAACGGCGGTGTCACGTACCGGGAAGGTCACTTGGCCATGGAACTGCTGGCGGCGTCCGGAAAGGTCATCTCCGTCGATGTGGTGGAAGTAAACCCCATCCTCGACGAGAAGAATCGCACAGCCCAAATGGCGGTTGAGCTCGTGCAATCGCTGTTTGGGAAGACGGTCATGTGA
- a CDS encoding SGNH/GDSL hydrolase family protein: protein MIYAALGDSITYGYSATSDEHTYVSRIQASLAKQQQPVNLYLHAKPGWTSRQLLKSLAKTPSCIWEEAKVITLLVGGNDMLRAAPWLLDSNPGHMVKVADAFYENITEIIQLVRRPHSVLILGTVYNPFPNSLMCEEYTDVLNRSIRLAAEREGVVLADIRRTFRNRESKLIEGYRRGQLRDMRLRGNPIHPNDAGHALIARQFLVAYHRSLAKKRGTRRKMRAR from the coding sequence ATGATTTATGCTGCCCTGGGCGACTCCATTACTTACGGTTACTCCGCGACGTCAGATGAACACACCTACGTTTCCCGGATTCAGGCGTCGCTGGCCAAACAGCAGCAGCCTGTGAACCTGTATCTTCACGCAAAACCGGGCTGGACGTCCAGACAGCTTCTCAAATCGCTCGCAAAAACGCCGTCGTGCATTTGGGAGGAAGCGAAGGTCATCACGCTCTTGGTCGGCGGAAACGATATGCTTCGCGCCGCTCCCTGGCTATTGGACAGCAATCCAGGGCACATGGTCAAGGTGGCGGACGCGTTCTATGAAAATATCACGGAAATTATCCAACTGGTGCGCCGTCCGCACTCGGTTCTGATACTCGGCACGGTGTACAATCCTTTTCCCAACTCCCTGATGTGTGAAGAGTACACCGACGTTCTGAACAGGTCGATCCGGTTGGCCGCCGAACGGGAAGGCGTCGTATTGGCGGACATTCGTCGAACGTTTCGCAACCGGGAGTCCAAATTGATTGAAGGGTACCGCCGCGGGCAGCTGCGCGACATGCGCCTTCGAGGCAACCCCATTCATCCGAACGACGCGGGTCACGCGCTGATTGCGCGACAGTTTTTGGTGGCGTACCACCGGAGCCTGGCCAAAAAGCGAGGCACACGGCGGAAGATGCGAGCCAGATAG
- the cdaA gene encoding diadenylate cyclase CdaA, giving the protein MQSWLAVLDKFNILDVIDILIVAFVLYRFLLLIRGTRAIPLLKGVIVILVATGLASVLHLQALSWLLNRTIYLGIFAIPVIFQPELRRALDQLGRGGIFNFSFGNARAEDVRQTIAEVVKATQVLAKNRIGALIALERTTGLTEYVETGTLVEGVASSELLINTFIPNTPLHDGAVIIRGSRLVAAACFLPLTEDRDLDKKLGTRHRAAIGLTEQSDAVTVVVSEETGQISVAVDGVLTRNLSENALTELLQSLLMPRKTGTLNFFGRKAAT; this is encoded by the coding sequence ATGCAATCATGGCTGGCGGTACTCGACAAGTTCAATATCCTTGATGTCATCGACATTCTCATTGTCGCCTTCGTGCTGTATCGCTTTTTGCTGCTGATTCGTGGGACAAGGGCGATTCCGCTGCTCAAAGGCGTCATTGTCATTCTCGTTGCGACGGGGCTGGCAAGCGTCCTGCACCTGCAGGCGCTGAGCTGGCTGTTGAACCGGACCATCTACCTCGGCATCTTTGCCATCCCCGTCATCTTTCAGCCAGAGCTTCGGCGCGCGCTCGACCAACTGGGACGCGGCGGCATCTTTAACTTTTCGTTCGGCAATGCGCGGGCGGAAGATGTGCGTCAGACCATCGCCGAGGTGGTCAAGGCCACGCAGGTGCTGGCCAAGAACCGCATCGGCGCGCTCATCGCGCTGGAACGTACCACCGGACTGACGGAATACGTGGAAACCGGCACGCTGGTGGAAGGCGTTGCATCGTCTGAGCTGCTCATCAACACCTTCATCCCCAATACGCCGCTGCACGACGGCGCCGTGATTATCCGAGGCTCCCGGCTTGTCGCGGCGGCCTGTTTTTTACCGTTGACGGAAGATCGCGACCTGGACAAGAAACTGGGCACGCGTCACCGCGCCGCGATTGGGCTGACGGAACAATCGGACGCCGTCACCGTGGTGGTCTCGGAAGAAACGGGGCAAATCTCGGTGGCTGTGGATGGGGTGCTCACCCGCAACTTAAGCGAGAACGCCCTCACAGAGCTGCTGCAGTCTCTGCTGATGCCAAGGAAAACGGGCACCCTCAATTTCTTTGGCAGAAAGGCGGCGACGTGA